The stretch of DNA AATATCGTAGAAAGCCTCCTGAATGAAGGGCTGATGAACCACGATCAGTACGTGATTTGTAACGGATTCAAGCGAGAAGAATATGTAGAAAACATTGCTCGACTAATCAATAATGGACACCGAAAAACCATAACAGTTATCGACAACTATGAGGAAGTTGAACTTTTTTCGGATGCCATAGAAGGAGATTTTGAAATTGGGATCCGAATTGCCTCTGAAGAAGAACCTAAGTTTGAGTTTTATACATCTCGACTAGGGATTGGCTATAAAGATATTGTGCCTTTTTACAACAATATGGTGAAACCCAATGAACGCATCAAAGTAAAAATGCTTCATTTCTTTATCAACACCGGTATCAAAGACAACTCTTATTACTGGAACGAGTTGGTGAAATGTTTACGTGTCTATGTAAACCTGAAAAAAGTTTGCCCAGAACTTGATAGCCTAAATATCGGAGGAGGTTTTCCTATTAAAAACTCTCTAACCTTCGAATATGACTATGCTTATATGGCCGAAGAAATTTTGGGTCAGATCAAGAAATTCTGTGACGAAGAAGGAATCCCTGTCCCAAATATATTTACCGAATTTGGCAGCTTCACAGTTGGAGAAAGTGGCGGAATGATTTATAAAGTATTGTACCAAAAGAAACAAAACGACAAAGAATATTGGGACATGATTGATTCTTCTTTCATGACTACCCTACCAGACGCTTGGGCAATCTCTAAACGTTTTGTGATGCTACCACTCAACCGCTGGTATGATACGTATGAACGCGTTTTGTTAGGAGGATTAACTTGTGATTCGGACGATTATTACAACTCAGAACAACACGTAAACGCGATTTATTTACCCAAATACGACTCGG from Weeksella virosa DSM 16922 encodes:
- a CDS encoding decarboxylase codes for the protein MKTKYIDLITQSFDFPQEEFDLVGENLHFNGIDLMKLIEEHGTPLKFTYLPKISQNIQRAKSWFNDARKKLNYQGTYNYCYCTKSSHFRHIIKEALKNDIHIETSSAYDINIVESLLNEGLMNHDQYVICNGFKREEYVENIARLINNGHRKTITVIDNYEEVELFSDAIEGDFEIGIRIASEEEPKFEFYTSRLGIGYKDIVPFYNNMVKPNERIKVKMLHFFINTGIKDNSYYWNELVKCLRVYVNLKKVCPELDSLNIGGGFPIKNSLTFEYDYAYMAEEILGQIKKFCDEEGIPVPNIFTEFGSFTVGESGGMIYKVLYQKKQNDKEYWDMIDSSFMTTLPDAWAISKRFVMLPLNRWYDTYERVLLGGLTCDSDDYYNSEQHVNAIYLPKYDSAKPLYIGFFNTGAYQDNISGFDGVHHCLIPQPKYILIDENYQVEVFYQEQDYQSVLKKLGYRLIEE